The following coding sequences lie in one Maylandia zebra isolate NMK-2024a linkage group LG14, Mzebra_GT3a, whole genome shotgun sequence genomic window:
- the LOC106676636 gene encoding olfactory receptor 11A1-like — protein sequence MINTTEITHFTLSPYFDTGAYRYLYFLIILTSYAAIICANLLLIVVICVNRSLHEPMYMFLCSLFVNELYGSTGLFPFLLLQILSDVHTVSVSFCFLQVFCVYTYACVEFINFVVMSYDRYYAICWPLQYKSCMTLKTVTSLISLTWLLPFIMIVVLISLSAPLQLCGNVINKVFCGNYAIIKLACSDTRVHNIFGLIYTFISVIIPLVLILYTYVRILKVCFSGSKQTRQKAVSTCTPHLASISNFFFGCCFQILQSRFDTSGVPNVFGILSSLYFLTCQPLFTPLLYGLKMTKIRIAY from the exons ATGATAAACACTACAGAGATTACACATTTCACTCTAAGTCCCTACTTTGACACTGGTGCATACAGATACTTGTATTTCCTCATTATTCTTACGTCTTATGCTGCAATCATTTGTGCGAACCTCCTGCTGATTGTGGTTATCTGTGTGAACAGAAGCTTACATGAACCTATGTACATGTTTCTGTGCAGCCTGTTTGTGAATGAGCTGTATGGTAGTACAGGGCTGTTTCCGTTCCTCCTGCTTCAGATCCTCTCTGATGTTCACActgtttctgtttcattttgtttcctGCAGGTTTTCTGTGTGTACACTTATGCTTGTGTGGAGTTTATAAACTTTGTCGTCATGTCTTATGACAGATATTATGCCATCTGCTGGCCTCTTCAATATAAATCATGTATGACACTTAAAACAGTCACCTCGCTGATTTCTCTGACATGGTTATTACCTTTTATTATGATTGTCGTGCTTATATCTTTGAGTGCTCCTCTACAGCTCTGTGGAAACGTCATCAATAAAGTTTTTTGTGGAAACTACGCCATCATTAAACTGGCCTGCTCTGACACCAGAGTCCACAACATCTTTGGACTCATTTACACTTTCATCTCTGTCATTATTCCTCTTGTTTTAATCCTGTACACCTACGTGAGGATCCTCAAAGTCTGTTTTTCTGGCTCCAAGCAGACTCGACAGAAAGCCGTCAGCACCTGCACGCCTCACCTCGCCTCCATCTCGAACTTTTTCTTTGGTTGCTGTTTTCAGATATTACAAAGCAGATTTGACACCAGTGGTGTGCCAAATGTTTTTGGCATTTTATCATCATTGTACTTTCTGACATGCCAGCCGCTCTTCACACCGCTACTGTACGGGCTGAAAATGACCAAAATACGCATTGCAT ATTGA